A region from the Desulfomarina profundi genome encodes:
- the folE2 gene encoding GTP cyclohydrolase FolE2, producing MHIQTVGLKDIKTPVRVKEKSGNLQNTIATICMQARLEEEQTENCVETFLSILNESLGEISVTSFSSILSEVKEKLQAKSVRLEMSFPYFIKKKAPISNTHSLMEYSCTFSGGIGEDEGFILSVRVPVTTLCPCSKEISKDGAHNQRAEITLNVKFNSFIWAEDLITMVEESASCEVYALLKRPDEKYVTEKAFNNPMFVEDVVRKVAVSALENQKITWFSAGVESFESIHKHSAYAYVNSDEVR from the coding sequence ATGCACATTCAAACTGTCGGTTTAAAAGATATAAAAACTCCCGTACGGGTAAAGGAAAAAAGCGGTAACCTGCAAAACACAATCGCGACAATCTGCATGCAGGCCCGGCTCGAAGAAGAACAGACGGAAAACTGTGTGGAAACGTTTCTGTCTATTCTCAACGAATCCCTTGGAGAAATCTCCGTCACCAGTTTTTCATCCATTCTTTCTGAAGTAAAGGAAAAACTCCAGGCAAAAAGTGTACGCTTGGAAATGTCATTCCCCTATTTTATAAAGAAAAAGGCTCCCATAAGCAATACCCACAGCCTGATGGAGTACAGTTGCACCTTCTCCGGGGGCATCGGAGAGGACGAAGGCTTTATTTTAAGTGTCCGTGTTCCGGTAACAACACTCTGTCCCTGTTCAAAGGAAATCAGTAAGGACGGTGCCCACAACCAGCGGGCCGAAATTACCCTCAATGTAAAATTCAACAGTTTTATCTGGGCAGAAGACCTGATAACAATGGTTGAAGAATCAGCTTCATGCGAAGTGTACGCGCTTTTGAAACGACCGGATGAAAAATACGTGACGGAAAAAGCCTTTAACAACCCCATGTTTGTAGAAGACGTGGTCAGAAAAGTTGCTGTCTCAGCCCTGGAGAACCAGAAAATTACCTGGTTTTCAGCCGGTGTTGAAAGTTTTGAATCCATACATAAACACAGTGCCTATGCCTATGTAAACAGTGACGAGGTCCGATGA
- a CDS encoding RNA-binding S4 domain-containing protein, whose product MKKTQPDTVRLDKWLWAARFFKTRSLAAKAVNGGKVHLNGARTKAARAVKAGDDLFITRGGVEFKVKVLGLSLYRRPAVEARLLYEEYEESIKAREEKRELRRMFNAGFSSPSKKPGKRDRRKIKEFVRKG is encoded by the coding sequence ATGAAAAAAACTCAACCGGATACAGTTAGATTGGATAAATGGCTCTGGGCAGCCAGGTTTTTTAAGACGCGCTCACTTGCCGCAAAGGCTGTAAACGGCGGTAAGGTCCATCTGAACGGAGCCAGAACCAAGGCTGCCAGGGCGGTGAAGGCCGGAGATGATCTCTTTATTACCCGTGGCGGAGTGGAATTCAAGGTAAAGGTTCTTGGCCTCTCCCTCTACAGGCGACCGGCGGTGGAGGCACGTCTGCTTTATGAGGAATATGAGGAAAGCATCAAGGCACGAGAGGAAAAAAGGGAGTTACGGCGCATGTTTAACGCAGGTTTCTCCTCACCGTCTAAAAAACCGGGTAAACGTGATCGCAGGAAAATAAAGGAGTTTGTCAGGAAGGGGTAG
- the purN gene encoding phosphoribosylglycinamide formyltransferase, with translation MQKMAVLLSGSGRTLDNFHSRIQEGSLAGEIQVVISNVKDVLGLQKAVNYGYPAFHAADNDEINRILADYEIDIICLAGYLKLYSPPEKLKRAVINIHPSLIPSFCGDGYYGNIVHRAVKARGCTVSGCTVHFADENYDEGPIILQKTVEVGYNDDIDTIATTVFAAECEAFPEAINRVNEMGIDFFWDRVAK, from the coding sequence ATGCAGAAAATGGCGGTTTTGCTTTCGGGTAGCGGGCGGACACTGGACAATTTTCACAGCCGCATACAGGAGGGGAGCCTGGCCGGGGAAATTCAGGTGGTCATATCCAATGTGAAGGATGTTCTCGGTTTGCAGAAGGCAGTTAATTACGGTTACCCGGCTTTTCATGCGGCAGATAATGATGAGATCAACAGGATCCTGGCCGACTATGAGATCGATATCATCTGCCTGGCCGGTTACCTTAAACTGTATAGTCCTCCGGAAAAATTGAAACGGGCTGTAATCAATATTCATCCCTCGCTTATCCCTTCTTTCTGCGGTGATGGTTATTACGGGAATATTGTTCACCGGGCAGTGAAAGCAAGGGGCTGTACGGTAAGCGGCTGCACGGTTCACTTTGCCGATGAAAATTATGATGAAGGACCGATCATCCTGCAGAAAACGGTCGAAGTCGGCTATAATGATGATATTGACACCATCGCCACTACAGTTTTTGCAGCGGAATGTGAGGCCTTTCCGGAGGCGATAAACAGGGTGAATGAGATGGGTATTGATTTCTTCTGGGACAGGGTGGCCAAGTGA